In Cicer arietinum cultivar CDC Frontier isolate Library 1 chromosome 1, Cicar.CDCFrontier_v2.0, whole genome shotgun sequence, one DNA window encodes the following:
- the LOC101501944 gene encoding G2/mitotic-specific cyclin-2-like isoform X1 → MFLFCMKEREAKKQKSERGNRQVLGDIGNLEGNQTSRPNTTNFHSKQLANAQTAANLIPGLQVPTNHQGVAQGDQNVGEDRTDEPKPEPMDVSSESGEKQDFAPKKKRRSSVKAATLNSAPITESKSASRILIEPEVQPSDLATRISIEPEDQPSDSASSISIELKDQPLDLDGDDATNNLAAFEYTDELYNFYKLTEEESQIYDYMESQPEINMKMRTILVDWLFLIYFHF, encoded by the exons ATGTTTCTGTTTTGTATGAAAG AGAGAGAGGCCAAGAAGCAGAAGTCAGAAAGAGGCAACCGTCAGGTTCTTGGAGATATTGGCAATCTTGAAGGGAATCAAACTTCACGACCCAACACAAC GAACTTCCATTCAAAACAATTGGCAAATGCACAAACTGCAGCA AACCTGATACCAGGGTTACAAGTGCCAACTAATCACCAAGGAGTTGCACAAGGAGATCAA AATGTTGGTGAAGATCGGACCGATGAGCCAAAACCTGAGCCTATGGACGTGTCTTCTGAATCAGGAGAAAAACAAGATTTTGCTCCTAAAAAAAAGCGAAGATCTTCTGTGAAGGCTGCGACTCTGAATTCAGCACCTATAACAGAAAGCAAG AGTGCTAGCAGAATCTTGATTGAGCCCGAGGTTCAGCCTTCTGACTTGGCTACCAGAATCTCAATCGAACCTGAGGATCAGCCTTCTGACTCGGCTAGCAGCATCTCGATTGAACTCAAGGATCAGCCTCTTGACTTGGATGGAGATGATGCAACTAATAATTTGGCAGCATTTGAATATACTGATGAACTATACAATTTCTACAAGCTAACAGAA GAAGAAAGCCAAATTTATGATTACATGGAATCACAGCCAGAAATCAATATGAAAATGAGGACTATTCTTGTGGACTGgctttttttgatttattttcatttttaa
- the LOC101501944 gene encoding G2/mitotic-specific cyclin-2-like isoform X2 — MERRIREREAKKQKSERGNRQVLGDIGNLEGNQTSRPNTTNFHSKQLANAQTAANLIPGLQVPTNHQGVAQGDQNVGEDRTDEPKPEPMDVSSESGEKQDFAPKKKRRSSVKAATLNSAPITESKSASRILIEPEVQPSDLATRISIEPEDQPSDSASSISIELKDQPLDLDGDDATNNLAAFEYTDELYNFYKLTEEESQIYDYMESQPEINMKMRTILVDWLFLIYFHF; from the exons ATGGAGCGCAGAATAAGAG AGAGAGAGGCCAAGAAGCAGAAGTCAGAAAGAGGCAACCGTCAGGTTCTTGGAGATATTGGCAATCTTGAAGGGAATCAAACTTCACGACCCAACACAAC GAACTTCCATTCAAAACAATTGGCAAATGCACAAACTGCAGCA AACCTGATACCAGGGTTACAAGTGCCAACTAATCACCAAGGAGTTGCACAAGGAGATCAA AATGTTGGTGAAGATCGGACCGATGAGCCAAAACCTGAGCCTATGGACGTGTCTTCTGAATCAGGAGAAAAACAAGATTTTGCTCCTAAAAAAAAGCGAAGATCTTCTGTGAAGGCTGCGACTCTGAATTCAGCACCTATAACAGAAAGCAAG AGTGCTAGCAGAATCTTGATTGAGCCCGAGGTTCAGCCTTCTGACTTGGCTACCAGAATCTCAATCGAACCTGAGGATCAGCCTTCTGACTCGGCTAGCAGCATCTCGATTGAACTCAAGGATCAGCCTCTTGACTTGGATGGAGATGATGCAACTAATAATTTGGCAGCATTTGAATATACTGATGAACTATACAATTTCTACAAGCTAACAGAA GAAGAAAGCCAAATTTATGATTACATGGAATCACAGCCAGAAATCAATATGAAAATGAGGACTATTCTTGTGGACTGgctttttttgatttattttcatttttaa